From the Xenorhabdus ishibashii genome, one window contains:
- a CDS encoding helix-turn-helix domain-containing protein encodes MQESNNKKATEADTLLSNIAQNIDFLMKKNDIDPQTLSRLTGLGIATINSLRRGVGNPTIATISSIANVFGVNVGEITDNKLYESNEDEEIILSVPLIRYSELDSYITGKIVNINLYKVSINSNHENSLFSVEFSNNLLSPYFDSNTIAIVSKTESFCDSDVVLVKIKDSPICFRQIFVGESGIYFSILGIENEPKTILTHNYTIIGVVIKSIKKLK; translated from the coding sequence ATGCAAGAATCGAACAATAAAAAAGCAACTGAAGCAGATACTCTGTTATCCAATATCGCTCAAAACATCGATTTTTTGATGAAAAAAAATGACATAGACCCACAAACCTTGAGCAGGCTGACAGGCTTAGGCATTGCGACTATCAATAGCCTCAGACGAGGTGTTGGCAACCCAACTATCGCGACTATTTCATCCATCGCAAATGTATTTGGTGTAAATGTTGGTGAAATTACCGACAATAAGTTGTATGAATCGAATGAAGATGAGGAAATTATTTTATCAGTCCCTCTAATTCGTTATAGCGAATTGGATAGCTATATAACAGGAAAAATAGTTAATATAAATTTATATAAGGTCAGTATTAATAGTAATCATGAAAATTCACTTTTCTCAGTAGAGTTTTCAAACAATCTATTATCTCCGTATTTTGATAGTAATACCATTGCCATTGTTTCTAAAACGGAAAGTTTTTGTGACAGTGATGTGGTTCTCGTCAAAATTAAAGATTCACCTATCTGTTTTAGACAAATTTTCGTAGGCGAAAGTGGAATTTATTTTTCAATATTAGGGATTGAAAATGAGCCCAAAACAATATTAACCCATAACTACACAATAATTGGGGTTGTGATTAAATCAATTAAAAAATTAAAATAG
- a CDS encoding VUT family protein, producing the protein MIKSHSINSKLKYDSLFISLSVTIMITCDVLVYKTLDFNGFKITFSGILFSFYFLISTIQTEVYGYRQGVKTVWIIVLCQSIFVMIIFAASHIQPENNQISMNFKSLFSEFWRVMVGTWTSVPISYFINGFVISNLKKVFLGRFFFIRYIIASMITQAALLLSAYPISLSSKYSFNELITIIATTWSYKVIMSIILLPIGIILADKIKKLESTDIYDWNISYNPFLLKGNKK; encoded by the coding sequence GTGATTAAATCTCATTCCATTAATTCAAAATTAAAATATGATTCTTTATTTATTTCTTTATCCGTCACGATAATGATAACATGTGATGTGCTTGTATATAAGACTTTAGATTTTAATGGTTTTAAAATCACATTTAGTGGGATCTTATTCTCTTTTTATTTCCTGATATCCACAATTCAGACAGAAGTATATGGGTACAGACAAGGAGTCAAAACAGTCTGGATAATCGTTTTATGCCAATCAATTTTCGTAATGATTATCTTTGCAGCATCACATATACAACCAGAAAATAATCAAATCTCAATGAACTTTAAATCATTATTTAGTGAGTTCTGGCGTGTGATGGTGGGCACATGGACTTCTGTACCTATTTCCTATTTTATCAATGGATTTGTTATATCTAACTTAAAAAAAGTTTTTCTTGGAAGATTTTTTTTCATCAGATATATCATTGCTTCAATGATTACTCAGGCTGCTCTGCTACTGTCAGCATATCCTATCAGCCTTTCTTCAAAATACAGTTTTAATGAATTAATCACAATAATTGCAACAACATGGTCATATAAAGTCATCATGTCCATTATTTTGCTACCGATAGGGATCATCTTAGCTGATAAAATTAAGAAATTAGAATCAACTGATATATACGACTGGAATATTTCATATAATCCATTTCTTTTGAAAGGTAATAAAAAATGA
- a CDS encoding site-specific DNA-methyltransferase gives MSFAQLAKNGIPLMIIEKISLNDPESKSADITQENIDQLKQLFPEVFSEGKIDFDALKAVLGEVVDDSDERYNFTWHGKSRARQIAQTPSTGTLRPCKEESVNWDTTENLFIEGDNLEVLKLLQKSYHKKVKMIYIDPPYNTGKDFVYKDNFQDNIRNYQVLTGQVNNQGKPFSTNSDTSGRYHTDWINMLYPRLKLARNLLSDDGIIFISIDEHEVVNLSNLCNEIFGEDNFVERFIWKSGRTSASTFTREHEYILAYAKDISQLPHIVYKGDDSIISDRAIKKVSFKNPASEITFPAGVKFLGENKTFPSIFGDKEVVEVTSGVFECKNGALASEVTLKAGWTMKSQIENWLSGNDTFDSKGQQVVEFFFKPNGVLQYVKKRGTEHPKTIITDFTTKQGSKELEALLCSSVFDYPKPTGLIEHLMKTTDSEDIILDFFAGSGSTGHAVLKQNKKDGGRRKFILVQLPEPISKNVGATEYCTKESIPELISRISLKRIKNAILKEDKTQGVKFFKLDQTNIHAWDADFESLEPALQLAAKSIKDDRIPEDVQGGIPLCIKFNQI, from the coding sequence ATGAGTTTTGCTCAGTTGGCAAAAAATGGAATTCCTCTGATGATAATTGAAAAAATCTCCCTGAACGACCCAGAGTCCAAGAGTGCGGATATCACTCAAGAAAATATTGATCAACTTAAGCAGCTTTTCCCAGAAGTATTTTCTGAAGGAAAAATCGACTTTGACGCCTTAAAAGCGGTGCTTGGAGAAGTCGTTGATGATAGTGATGAACGCTACAACTTTACATGGCATGGTAAGTCTCGCGCACGTCAAATTGCCCAAACTCCATCAACAGGAACCCTACGCCCTTGTAAAGAAGAAAGTGTGAATTGGGATACCACAGAGAATCTTTTTATTGAAGGTGATAACCTTGAAGTACTTAAGTTGCTGCAAAAGTCTTATCATAAAAAGGTAAAGATGATCTATATCGATCCTCCTTACAATACAGGTAAGGATTTTGTTTATAAAGATAATTTTCAGGATAATATTAGAAACTATCAGGTATTAACTGGACAAGTAAATAATCAAGGTAAACCTTTTAGCACTAATTCTGACACATCTGGTAGGTATCATACAGATTGGATAAATATGCTTTACCCAAGATTGAAATTGGCCAGAAATTTATTATCTGATGATGGAATTATATTTATATCAATAGATGAACATGAAGTTGTTAATTTGTCAAATTTGTGCAATGAAATATTTGGTGAAGATAATTTTGTTGAAAGGTTTATTTGGAAGAGTGGACGAACCTCAGCATCAACTTTTACCAGAGAACATGAATATATCTTGGCATATGCAAAAGATATATCTCAATTACCTCATATTGTTTATAAAGGAGATGATAGCATAATTTCTGATCGCGCAATAAAAAAGGTTAGTTTTAAAAACCCTGCGTCAGAAATAACATTCCCTGCTGGAGTCAAGTTTTTAGGTGAAAATAAAACGTTTCCATCCATATTTGGAGATAAAGAAGTCGTTGAAGTTACTTCTGGTGTATTTGAATGTAAGAATGGAGCCTTAGCCAGCGAAGTCACGCTAAAAGCGGGTTGGACAATGAAGAGCCAAATCGAAAATTGGCTATCAGGAAATGATACTTTTGACTCTAAAGGACAGCAGGTTGTTGAGTTCTTCTTCAAACCTAATGGTGTTCTTCAGTATGTTAAAAAGCGAGGCACTGAACATCCAAAAACAATAATAACAGATTTTACAACGAAGCAAGGAAGTAAAGAGCTTGAAGCCCTTCTCTGTTCATCTGTTTTTGATTATCCAAAACCAACAGGATTAATTGAACACTTAATGAAGACCACGGATAGTGAAGATATCATTCTTGACTTTTTTGCCGGAAGTGGTTCGACAGGTCATGCGGTGTTAAAACAAAATAAGAAAGATGGCGGTAGAAGAAAATTTATATTGGTTCAATTGCCTGAACCTATCTCGAAAAATGTGGGTGCAACAGAGTATTGTACTAAGGAGTCAATACCCGAATTGATTTCCAGAATTTCCCTAAAAAGAATAAAAAATGCCATTTTAAAAGAAGACAAAACTCAAGGTGTTAAGTTTTTCAAATTAGATCAAACAAATATTCACGCTTGGGATGCTGACTTTGAAAGTTTAGAACCTGCTCTACAATTAGCGGCTAAATCTATCAAAGATGACCGTATACCTGAAGATGTGCAGGGCGGGATTCCACTTTGTATTAAGTTTAATCAAATATAA